TGCCCGGGAGTGTAGCTGAAGCCCGCCGGCTTCTCAGCGTCGGGCAGGCCATTGCGATCCAGCTTGGCCGTATACGATCGCTTCAGATAGTCGACAGCATCGTCGATCGCGCTACCCGGGACCTTCAAGCCGTCGTTCTTCGCCGATCGCAGGGCCATCAATTGCCAAACCGAAACCGAAAGATCGGCATCGTTGGAGGTCGGGGTGTAGCGCCAACCGCCTTGATTCTCTTGGCTCTTCTGATGCCTCTGCGACTTCAAAATCAGGTCGATCGCCGCCTGACAGCGGTCGTGAATCAATTGGTCTTGCGCCGGGTCGATCCCCATCCCCAGCATCTCGGTCAGCATCAGCGTCGTGATCCCGTGGCCGTACATCCGCGATCCATCGTGCCGCCCGTAATAACCTTCATCGTCTTGGCGACCGTCGGCAAGAACATAAGCCAGCCCCTTGGCTGCCGCTTCGCCAGCGGGAGTTGGATCGCCCGGCAGATGCCCGACCGAAGCCAACGCCATGATCGCCAAAGATGTCATCGTGGTGTCGTGGCTGCGATCGACGATCGCTCCATCGGCTCGCTGCTTGCCGACTAGAAACAGAACCGCCTTGTCGACAGCGCGGTCGATTTCGTCTCGCTCAAAACGGGACTCTTCCGCCAGCGATGGAGTTGCGATTGCAAACAGCAACGCCAACAGGGCAAGTGACGAACGACAACACATGCAACGGAACCGAGTTGTGAGGGAGTGGACGGGAGACTGGACCAATCATCCGCAACCGA
Above is a genomic segment from Rosistilla ulvae containing:
- a CDS encoding prenyltransferase/squalene oxidase repeat-containing protein, which encodes MCCRSSLALLALLFAIATPSLAEESRFERDEIDRAVDKAVLFLVGKQRADGAIVDRSHDTTMTSLAIMALASVGHLPGDPTPAGEAAAKGLAYVLADGRQDDEGYYGRHDGSRMYGHGITTLMLTEMLGMGIDPAQDQLIHDRCQAAIDLILKSQRHQKSQENQGGWRYTPTSNDADLSVSVWQLMALRSAKNDGLKVPGSAIDDAVDYLKRSYTAKLDRNGLPDAEKPAGFSYTPGQRHASFTMTAAGLLAMQVCGQYDSPLVAGASDWLMQHPPKHNDRFFHYGTYYYAQGMYQRGGEHAKEAEQQVAKVLLPRQQGDGSWLAEGGDEKRIGHVYSTSLAMLTLSVKYHYLPIYQK